TCAGGCATTAGGTGACAATTTTGCTTGTTCGATTATTAAATATCAGGATGAAGTTGTGGGGTTTGTGTCCACGATTAAAGATGGAAAAGTAGCTAAAGGTTACTATGTTGGCGTTGATTATCAGGTGAATGCAGAATACCCCATTTATTTTCGGTTGCTGCAATTGATTATTGAGCACGGTATTAGTATGGGCTGTAATATCATTTCCTTTGGTCGAACGGCTGTTGAGCCTAAAACCGGCTTGGGTGCTAAACCAGAAGCTACCTTTGTTTGGGCTCGGCACCGAATACCGGCAGTCAACTTTTTGGTGAGAAAACTCTTTAAGGCCATTCCTGTTGAGGAAGCGCCAGAGCGAAAAGTACTTAAGCAGTAGTTAGTTCATATCCTATATTTGTGCATCAACCTCTTTTTGGTGCACATAACCCTTCTGTCTTCAAAAAGGCTTCGCTAGTTAATAGCCGGTTTATCCTATAAAAACAGACTCTTAGTTTTATTATCAAGAAAACTAAGAGTTGGCATATAATTTGTTGTAGCTAATATGTGTCATTCATGGGAATTTCCCAGCGCACAACGTAGTCTCCTTGAGAAATGAGGGTGTCGTATAAGGTGTCGACACCCTCTAAATAGGAGTGATTGAGCATCAGGATGGGGAGTAGCTAAGCGGTTTACGTTATTTTGTCTTTCAGAGCCTTGTCGGTTTATTTCAGTCAGTTTCAGCTAATGATGCTGGTCGGTTTTTAGGACTACGCCTGAGTTTTTCAGGTATTGCCAATAGCAGGGGGGTGTAGGCAGCTACCCTACCTGCTATTTTTTTAATAAATCTAGAGTTTGATATGGAATAACAGTGCATTCTTTCTCCGTTCTTGAAGTGCCATCCCTGGTCCATCAAGAACTAAAAAGGCACCCATGCCTTAGCTCCAGAATACTCTATTACCCCATATCAGCTAGCTTTTGCGATACCCTCCAAGAGATTTTAAACAGGGATTTCCATTTTGGCGCCGCAATATTTGCAGTGGACTGCGTCACTGTCATGGCCGGTTTTTTTACAATTACGGCAAGAGTGCTCGCCTTTATCTCGACCAATTTCGACTGCTAACTCTGCGGTGATGATGCCTGTAGGGACGGCAATTATGGCATAACCGGTTACCATAATGATTGATGCCAGGCTTTGACCTAAAACTGTTTGGGGGGTGATATCACCATAGCCCACGGTGGTAATGGTAACAATTGCCCAGTAGATGCTGGTGGGGATGCTGGTAAAACCGTGTTCAGGCCCTTCTATGACATACATAAGTGAGCCAAAGATACTGACTAATACAACCACTGACATCAAAAATACAAAAATTTTGCGGCGGGCTAGCAAAATAGACCGCATTAGCATGTTGGCTTCGCCTAAATAGCGGAATAGCTTTAATACCCGGAAAATTCGCAAGACTCTAAATAATCTGATGATGATAAAAAACTGGGCTTGCGGAAGAAAAAATGCGATGTAAGACGGGAGTATGGAAAGTAGATCAACTATGCCATAAAAGCTACGGGCATAACGGAAAGGGTGTTGGGAACAATATAAACGAACGGCATACTCAATGGAAAATAAAATGGTAAATAACCATTCACAAAAAAATAACAACCCTTTGTATTCACTGGATATATGTTCTACTGAGTCAATAATAACAATAAAAACACTAATTAGGATGGCGTAAATAAGGGCGATATCAAACCCTCTGCCTGCTGGTGTTTCTGTGCCAAAGATAATCTCATTCAGCTGTTGTCTTAACCGTTGTTGAGACATTTTTTTCATAGGTAGCTAACTAATAATCTATAAACGTATCTTATGTTTGAGAGCATAGATTATATCTATTCTTAGCGATCTAACATGGGGTCAGAGCAATAATTTTAATGCAGGCTACTCAGAATGGTATCAATATGTTGTTGCAGAGGGTGACGAATGGCGGGCTTTTCAATAAAGTCCATTGCTCCTGCTTTGATAGCAGAGACAGCAACAGATACTTCTACTTGCTGTTCTCCCAGCATAATAATAGGGATATGACTGTTAATAGTATGGATTTGATCGAGCTGACTAGGTACATCAATACCAATAGCTGTGTCACTGCAAATAATACACAACGGCTGATTACAGGCTAAACATTGTAATAATTGCTCAAACTTAGTCATCACTGCACACGGAATATTATGTTGCTGGCAGACCTCTTGAACGGTTTGTTGTGTATGTAGGTCTTGATCAAATAATAATACTGTTGGTGCGTGTAGTTGTGTCATAAATGCAAGCTGGGCTGTGAGTATGGCAGTAATTAGCCCCACACTACAACTGTCTTTCTTATCGGGGCAAGCATTAATAACCAGAGTATATGATGGCTACCACCATTACAAAATCTGTAGTTGTATCATGGCCAGTTCGGAATATACGGAGACTGTTAC
Above is a genomic segment from Spartinivicinus poritis containing:
- a CDS encoding ion transporter yields the protein MKKMSQQRLRQQLNEIIFGTETPAGRGFDIALIYAILISVFIVIIDSVEHISSEYKGLLFFCEWLFTILFSIEYAVRLYCSQHPFRYARSFYGIVDLLSILPSYIAFFLPQAQFFIIIRLFRVLRIFRVLKLFRYLGEANMLMRSILLARRKIFVFLMSVVVLVSIFGSLMYVIEGPEHGFTSIPTSIYWAIVTITTVGYGDITPQTVLGQSLASIIMVTGYAIIAVPTGIITAELAVEIGRDKGEHSCRNCKKTGHDSDAVHCKYCGAKMEIPV
- a CDS encoding response regulator, yielding MTQLHAPTVLLFDQDLHTQQTVQEVCQQHNIPCAVMTKFEQLLQCLACNQPLCIICSDTAIGIDVPSQLDQIHTINSHIPIIMLGEQQVEVSVAVSAIKAGAMDFIEKPAIRHPLQQHIDTILSSLH